A stretch of Hemicordylus capensis ecotype Gifberg chromosome 9, rHemCap1.1.pri, whole genome shotgun sequence DNA encodes these proteins:
- the ATXN1L gene encoding ataxin-1-like, with protein MRAAQERGQECLPPKKRDLPVAAAPPAGEELGQAGERGPAGGEAPAEWAAGASGRPGRGPPRYSEGSSSSSGASEAVAGLTLDQYGLLYKVAVPPPATFSPSVVSVSPLPPAFSMTSQLISQHPGVSYSPIHYTQLPPAPLQFVGSHYSVPYAVPPGFLPGHLLPSSATLAASHIPHLVPYAPLLAGDATPPPQAAHGYGKSAAPHLGGQHLDAAAGRIPVYYQMSRLPSGYPSFETPVADPNPEQPLLQSQLDSKIVTANGVQRPAVGPKESKVLDLGSRKAEGQWPTPALECGTDGPFLTSCQTARTEASVASQRSTPDTDLEVQRVVGVLPSQDYTGCSDPQKDNLSPLNLSHGHPLEQEGELARNPVEAAVEKSFSQRLSAKSPEDHLCPRQVFKGLMMVANGKHLSGSFQPAAGDGLESVSPEASPQGASRNPEGGSSQSHLPSHFMKGAIIQLATGELKRVEELQTQDFVRSAEVSGGLKIDSSTVVDIQESPWQGLVTLHFVVGEQQSKVSIDVPPEHPFFVYGQGWSSCSPERTARLFLLPCHRLQVGDVCISISLQSMNGRLALQGAARERPGRGSQSLREPQGRAGKESPLEKGGVAALGSPQEPSRLEPVALHGWAGPSFQRFGEESRPPLLRPSFIPQEVKLSIEGRSNAGK; from the coding sequence ATGAGAGCCGCCCAGGAGCgcggccaggagtgccttccccCCAAGAAGCGGGACCTGCCGGTGGCCGCGGCGCCTCCCGCCGGCGAGGAGCTGGGCCAGGCGGGCGAGCGGGGGCCAGCGGGCGGCGAGGCCCCGGCGGAGTGGGCGGCGGGGGCcagcggcaggcccggccggGGGCCTCCCCGCTACAgcgaaggcagcagcagcagcagcggggcctCGGAGGCGGTGGCCGGGCTCACCCTGGACCAGTATGGCTTGCTGTACAAAGTGGCGGTGCCGCCGCCAGCCACCTTCTCGCCCTCGGTGGTGAGCGTGAGCCCGCTGCCCCCGGCCTTCAGCATGACTTCCCAGCTCATCTCGCAGCACCCAGGGGTCTCCTACTCGCCCATCCATTACACACAGCTGCCCCCAGCCCCCTTGCAGTTTGTGGGCTCGCACTATTCGGTGCCCTACGCGGTGCCGCCGGGCTTCCTGCCTGGCCACCTTCTGCCGTCTTCTGCTACCCTGGCCGCCTCCCACATCCCTCACTTGGTGCCCTACGCGCCTCTCCTGGCTGGAGACGCCACCCCTCCACCCCAGGCTGCGCACGGCTACGGCAAGAGTGCAGCACCACACCTTGGGGGCCAGCATTTGGATGCGGCAGCAGGCAGAATTCCTGTCTACTACCAGATGTCCCGGCTGCCATCGGGCTATCCTTCGTTTGAGACTCCTGTTGCTGACCCAAACCCCGAGCAACCTCTGCTCCAGAGTCAGTTGGATTCCAAAATAGTCACGGCTAATGGAGTGCAGAGGCCTGCTGTGGGGCCCAAGGAAAGCAAGGTCCTGGATTTGGGCAGCAGGAAGGCCGAAGGGCAGTGGCCGACACCAGCCCTCGAGTGCGGCACTGACGGTCCCTTCTTAACCAGTTGTCAGACGGCGAGAACAGAAGCCTCGGTAGCCTCTCAGCGGAGTACCCCAGACACGGACCTGGAGGTGCAGAGAGTGGTGGGGGTGCTCCCTTCTCAGGACTACACTGGCTGTTCTGATCCACAGAAAGACAATTTGagccctttaaatctctcccaTGGTCATCCcttggagcaggagggagaactGGCAAGGAATCCAGTGGAAGCTGCTGTGGAGAAGAGCTTCTCACAGAGACTGTCGGCCAAGTCCCCTGAGGATCATCTCTGCCCCAGGCAAGTCTTCAAAGGCCTGATGATGGTGGCCAACGGCAAGCACCTCTCGGGGTCCTTCCagcctgcagctggggatggccTAGAGAGTGTGAGTCCGGAGGCATCACCCCAGGGGGCCTCCCGCAATCCGGAGGGTGGCTCCTCCCAGAGTCACTTGCCCTCCCACTTCATGAAAGGAGCCATCATCCAGTTGGCCACCGGGGAGCTGAAGCGGGTGGAGGAGCTGCAAACCCAGGACTTTGTGCGCAGTGCTGAGGTGAGTGGCGGCCTGAAGATCGACTCCAGCACTGTGGTGGACATCCAAGAGAGCCCCTGGCAGGGCCTGGTCACCCTGCATTTTGTGGtcggggagcagcagagcaaagtCAGCATTGACGTCCCCCCTGAGCACCCATTCTTTGTCTACGGCCAGGGCTGGAGTTCCTGCAGCCCGGAGCGGACGGCTCGGCTCTTCTTGCTCCCCTGCCACCGGCTGCAGGTGGGTGACGTGTGCATCTCCATCAGTCTGCAGAGCATGAATGGGCGGCTCGCTCTCCAGGGAGCTGCCCGGGAGAGGCCAGGGAGAGGCAGCCAGAGCCTCAGAGAGCCACAAGGCAGAGCTGGGAAGGAAAGCCCGCTGGagaagggtggggtggcagcCCTGGGCTCCCCTCAGGAGCCCTCCCGCCTGGAGCCTGTTGCTCTGCATGGCTGGGCAGGCCCCAGTTTCCAAAGATTTGGGGAGGAGTCCCGGCCCCCTCTGCTCCGCCCCTCGTTCATTCCCCAGGAGGTCAAGTTGTCCATTGAGGGTCGTTCCAACGCAGGGAAGTGA